ACGGTGACGCGGCCCGCGTGGACGAGACGTATCGCCTCCCGCTCCGGAAGGTCTGCATCTCCACGTGGCTGGCCGACGTCATGCGCGAGAAGTTCGGGGCCGTCGCCGAGGTGCTCGTGACCCCGGTGGATCCGATGCTGTTTCATCCCGTGCCGCTCGAGCGAGGCGACGGACGGCTGCGCGTGCTCATGCTCCACCACGAGTACGCGTGGAAGGGCGTGGCCGACGGCGTCGAGGCGATGCGCCGCGTGCGGGCCCGACACCGGGAGCTCTGCCTCGTGGGCTTCGGCATGAAGCCGCCGAAAGGCCCCAGCCCCTACGACGAGTTCCATGCCGACCTGCCCCAGGACCGGCTCGCGTGGCTCTACGGCCACTGCCCGATCTATCTCTGTCCCTCGTGGGATGAGGGTCTTGGCATGCCGCCCATGGAAGCCATGGCCTGCGGCGCCGCGCTGGTGACCTACGACAACGGCGGCTGCCGGGACTATGCCCACGACGGCGAGACGGCGCTCGTCGCACCCCGCCGCGACATCGACGCGTTGGCGCACGCGCTGGCGCGGATGGTGAACGAGCCGGTGCTGCGCGATCGCATCGCGCGCGCCGGCCAGGCCTTCATCCGGCGCGAGTTCGATTGGGAGCGCGCAAGCGCCCGCCTGGAGGCGATTCTCCGCGGTCGCTAGCGGTCGGCGGCGGGGAGCCGCCTGAGCCGGGTGCTATACTCGGGTCTCCCGCCGTATGTACATCGACCGTCGGCTCTGGGCGCTGACCGAGGGCGTGCGCCTCCGCATCGTCGCCGCGGTGCTGATCGGCCTGCTCGCGGTGGCGGCCGGCATCGCCCGCCTGGCCCTCCTCGGCTGGCTGCTCGCGCGGGTCGCTGCCGGCGACGGCGCCCTCGCGCTGGCGGTGCCGATGGCGGCGACCGCGGCGGTGATCGTCCTCCGCGGCATCCTCGAGTACTGGCGCGCCATGGTGGCACACGAGACGGCGGCGCGCGTGCAAACCACACTCCGCGAGCGCCTTTACGCCCACCTCGTCGCGCTGGGGCCGGCGCACGTGGTGGGCGGCCGCACGGGCGACGTGACCCTGTCCCTGGTCGAGGCGGTGCAGCAGCTCGAGGTTTACTTCGGCCAGTATCTCCCGCAGCTCTTCGTGGCGCTCCTCACCCCACCGCTCATCTTCGTGGCAGTCGCCGTGCTCGACCTGCGCATCGGACTCATCATGCTGGCCGCCGCGCTCTTCACGCTGGTCGCGCCCATGGTCTGGCACCGGAGCGAGAGCGCGGCGAGCCTGGCGCGGAGTCGGGCCTACGCGGCCTTCGGCGCCGAGCTGCTGGACGCCATCCAGGGGCTCGGCACGCTCAAGGCCTTCGGCCAGAGCCGGGCCTGGGGCGAGCGGCTCAGCGCGAAGAGCCGCGCCTTGCTCCAGAGCACCATGTGGGTCCTGGGCGCGAACACCGCGGCGCGCGGCATCACGGACGTGGGGCTGGCCATGGGGGCGGCGCTGGCCCTCACGTGGGGCGCGTACCGCGTGGCCGGCGGCGCGCTCGGCTTGCCCGCGCTGCTGGTCATCCTCATGCTGGGCGTGGAGGTATTCCGGCCGCTGCGTGAGCTGCGCTCCCTGCTCCATCAGGGCATGCTGGGCCGCTCGGCCGCCGAGGGCGTGTTCGCCCTGCTCTCCGCCACGCCCGAGGTGCCGCCCTCGGCGGCCGGGGCCAGCGGCGCGCGACCACTGGCGCCCGCGGTGGCCTTCGAGGCGGTGACCTTCCGCTATCCGGGCGCGCGCCGCGTCGCCCACGACGAGCTCTCGCTCGACGTGCGAGCGGGCGAGCGCGTGGGGATCGTGGGGCCGAGCGGCGCCGGCAAGTCCACGGTGGTGAAGCTGCTGCTCCGCTTCCACGATCCGCAGGGCGGGCGCGTGCGTATCGGCGGTCACGATCTCCGGAGCCTGCCACCCGACGAGATCCGTCGCTCCATCGCCGTTGTTAGCCAGGATACGTATCTCTTCCATGGGACGGTGGAGGAGAATCTCCGCCTCGGCAAGCCCGACGCCACTCAGGCCGAGCTCGAGGCGGCCGCGCGCGCCGCGAACGCGCACGAGTTCATTCGCCGCCTGCCGCAGGGCTACGCGACGCGGGTCGGCGAGCGCGCGGTTCGCCTCTCCGGCGGCCAGCGTCAGCGCATCGCCATCGCGCGGGCCTTGCTGCGGGACGCCCCCATTCTCGTGCTGGACGAGGCCCTGTCCTCCGTGGACGCGGAGAGCGAGGCGCTGGTGCAGTCCGCGCTCGACCGACTGATGGTCGGTCGCACCACCCTGATCGTGGCGCATCGGCTCTCCAGCGTGATCGGCGCCGACCGCATCCTAGTGATGGAATCGGGTCGCGTCGTCGAAGCGGGTCCGCACGCGGCCCTCCTGGCCCAGGGGGGAGTGTACGCCCGGCTCATGGCGGGGCAGCTCGGCAACGGCGCCCCGGAAAACCTTGGCGTCGCCGTGAACGGCGCCGGCCCCGGCGCGCTCGACGAGGATCCCGTGGAGGAGCGGGGTGAGGCGTCGACCGACGCCGACGATCTGGTGCCGGCGCGTGGGATGGGCTGGTCCACGGCGTTGCGCGTGCTGCTGGGCCTCGCGCGGAGCGAGGCGCCTCGCCTCACGCTGGCGTTCGTGCTCGGCCTGCTGCGGGTGGCGGCCCTGATCGGCGTGGGCGTCCTCGGCGCCCTCGTGGCGGCGGCGGTGAAGCGCGGAGAGCCCTTCGGCG
The Candidatus Methylomirabilota bacterium genome window above contains:
- a CDS encoding ABC transporter ATP-binding protein, whose amino-acid sequence is MYIDRRLWALTEGVRLRIVAAVLIGLLAVAAGIARLALLGWLLARVAAGDGALALAVPMAATAAVIVLRGILEYWRAMVAHETAARVQTTLRERLYAHLVALGPAHVVGGRTGDVTLSLVEAVQQLEVYFGQYLPQLFVALLTPPLIFVAVAVLDLRIGLIMLAAALFTLVAPMVWHRSESAASLARSRAYAAFGAELLDAIQGLGTLKAFGQSRAWGERLSAKSRALLQSTMWVLGANTAARGITDVGLAMGAALALTWGAYRVAGGALGLPALLVILMLGVEVFRPLRELRSLLHQGMLGRSAAEGVFALLSATPEVPPSAAGASGARPLAPAVAFEAVTFRYPGARRVAHDELSLDVRAGERVGIVGPSGAGKSTVVKLLLRFHDPQGGRVRIGGHDLRSLPPDEIRRSIAVVSQDTYLFHGTVEENLRLGKPDATQAELEAAARAANAHEFIRRLPQGYATRVGERAVRLSGGQRQRIAIARALLRDAPILVLDEALSSVDAESEALVQSALDRLMVGRTTLIVAHRLSSVIGADRILVMESGRVVEAGPHAALLAQGGVYARLMAGQLGNGAPENLGVAVNGAGPGALDEDPVEERGEASTDADDLVPARGMGWSTALRVLLGLARSEAPRLTLAFVLGLLRVAALIGVGVLGALVAAAVKRGEPFGGLVVALLVVAPLAGVLHWLESWIAHDAAYRLLHDMRMDLYWKLESLAPAYLVRRRSGDLVSVATQDVELVEYFFAHTVAPAFVAILVPMAVLITLGVHGPMLALVLLPFLALGLLSPILGRGRIDRLGAAAREASGAMNAHAVDSVQGLGELLAFGAAPARGAAFARLARDYAEARLPLLRDLAIQASLQEVATGVGGLAVIWAGAVLVASGRLEAGLLPLMTLLAMSAFVPIWEIAQVGRQLADSLGAARRLHAVHGEPVPVIDGPGAAPRLDAATPAVELRGVTFTYPGRLRPALVDVSLSVPTGSTAAIVGPSGAGKSTLAALLLRFWDPARGEVRYGGADARRFRLDDLRGRVALVAQDTYLFHLTLRENVALARPDATTSEIDAAVERAALAEFVAALPDGLETMVGERGTRLSGGQRQRVAIARAFLKDAPVLILDEATSHLDVVNERAVHDALERLARDRTTFIIAHRLSTVSRADQIVVLDEGRVVEAGPHAVLLARGGLYARLVSRQLAGAPAG
- a CDS encoding glycosyltransferase family 4 protein, with the protein product MRITFLSPHVRIAGGVRAILTYADRLVRRGHDVSVIVPAGSRWRAWRRNRSQPVPDWIPGFRARLRWVTAWDPSRLPAGDALVATAWQSADAVAAAPDRCGAKFYLVQHYESLYHGDAARVDETYRLPLRKVCISTWLADVMREKFGAVAEVLVTPVDPMLFHPVPLERGDGRLRVLMLHHEYAWKGVADGVEAMRRVRARHRELCLVGFGMKPPKGPSPYDEFHADLPQDRLAWLYGHCPIYLCPSWDEGLGMPPMEAMACGAALVTYDNGGCRDYAHDGETALVAPRRDIDALAHALARMVNEPVLRDRIARAGQAFIRREFDWERASARLEAILRGR